A single window of Anaerocolumna chitinilytica DNA harbors:
- a CDS encoding aspartate kinase codes for MLIVKKFGGTSVADKERILHVAGICAEEYHKGNDIVVVLSAMGKQTDVLLTQAEEINPNAPKREIDMLLTTGEQVSVALMAMALESMGVPAISFHAFQAGIYTTRAYGNARIERIDTARMEEALAQRKIVIVAGFQGISEEGDYTTLGRGGSDTTAVALAAVLKADVCEIYTDVDGVYTADPRLVPTAVKLKEITYDEMLELATLGAGVLHNRSVELAKRFGVEIIVKSSFQDIEGTRVCDWTGRKDVTGVLERGMISITQSLESTTMEEMLVSGVTADKNTARIQLKGIKETTKEMYKIFLKLSEQHIGADSVLMSPGSDNTTDISFTVPRDRLKETADTLKKYSEESTQTVEIGIEDNIAKVSAVGAGMMSNPSIAVSMFEALYEAGITIEMIYASELRITVLVNEEDTLKAIRAIHGRLIEKQLR; via the coding sequence ATGCTTATTGTTAAAAAGTTCGGTGGGACGTCAGTAGCCGATAAGGAACGGATACTGCATGTAGCCGGGATATGTGCCGAAGAATATCACAAAGGCAACGATATAGTGGTGGTGCTTTCCGCTATGGGAAAGCAAACCGATGTACTTTTAACACAAGCAGAAGAGATAAACCCCAATGCACCTAAAAGAGAAATCGATATGCTGCTCACCACAGGGGAGCAGGTATCTGTAGCGTTAATGGCCATGGCTCTGGAATCGATGGGAGTCCCGGCCATTTCTTTTCATGCATTTCAGGCAGGAATCTACACCACCAGAGCCTATGGAAATGCAAGAATTGAGCGGATTGATACGGCCAGAATGGAAGAAGCTCTGGCTCAGAGGAAGATTGTAATTGTAGCCGGTTTTCAGGGTATAAGTGAAGAAGGGGATTATACAACTCTGGGGCGCGGCGGTTCAGATACAACAGCAGTAGCGCTGGCGGCAGTCTTAAAAGCAGATGTTTGCGAAATCTATACCGATGTGGACGGGGTATACACAGCAGACCCCAGACTAGTGCCCACAGCCGTTAAATTAAAGGAAATTACCTACGATGAGATGCTGGAGTTAGCTACCCTGGGAGCAGGGGTACTTCATAACCGTTCTGTGGAGCTGGCGAAGCGCTTTGGAGTGGAAATTATAGTGAAATCAAGCTTTCAGGATATAGAAGGTACAAGAGTCTGTGACTGGACCGGCAGAAAGGATGTTACAGGTGTCTTGGAAAGAGGAATGATAAGCATAACACAGAGCCTTGAGAGTACCACAATGGAGGAAATGCTTGTCAGTGGTGTAACAGCGGATAAGAACACAGCCAGAATTCAATTAAAAGGCATCAAAGAGACAACAAAGGAAATGTATAAGATTTTCTTGAAATTATCAGAACAGCATATCGGAGCCGATTCGGTTCTAATGTCACCGGGAAGTGATAATACCACAGATATCAGCTTTACAGTTCCTAGAGACCGATTGAAAGAAACCGCCGATACACTGAAAAAATACAGTGAAGAAAGTACACAGACAGTGGAGATAGGAATAGAAGATAACATTGCGAAAGTATCTGCAGTCGGAGCAGGAATGATGTCGAATCCTTCAATTGCGGTAAGTATGTTTGAAGCTCTTTATGAAGCAGGTATTACAATCGAGATGATTTATGCATCTGAGCTGCGAATTACTGTGCTGGTCAATGAAGAAGATACCTTAAAAGCCATCAGAGCTATACATGGGCGTCTGATTGAGAAACAGTTACGGTAA
- a CDS encoding formate/nitrite transporter family protein — translation MKTFIRAVMGGVAISVGGMIYIRAENHVVGALLFSIGLFTIYTFGLDLFTGKVCLILNKPVKFLGTVLLVYLGNAVGTAACGYLLRATKQSQYLEHAVELVGLKLSDNLFSTFIMAVMCGLLMCIAVLGFTNIKDGVGKYLALILPVMVFILSGYEHSIADMFYFSFANAWGGKAFLYINVIALGNLVGGCLLPLASKVASDKEHQE, via the coding sequence GTGAAGACTTTTATACGAGCGGTTATGGGCGGAGTTGCCATCAGCGTTGGAGGAATGATATACATAAGGGCAGAGAATCATGTAGTAGGTGCTCTTTTATTCTCAATCGGATTATTTACGATCTATACCTTCGGATTGGACTTATTTACCGGTAAGGTATGTTTGATCTTAAACAAGCCTGTTAAATTTCTTGGTACGGTATTGTTAGTATACCTGGGGAATGCAGTAGGTACAGCAGCCTGTGGCTATCTCCTCCGGGCTACGAAACAATCCCAATACTTAGAGCATGCAGTAGAACTGGTAGGACTTAAGCTATCAGATAATCTATTCAGTACTTTTATCATGGCAGTTATGTGCGGACTGTTAATGTGTATAGCAGTACTTGGATTTACGAATATCAAAGATGGTGTGGGAAAATATCTGGCATTGATTCTGCCGGTCATGGTCTTTATTCTTTCAGGTTATGAGCATAGTATTGCGGATATGTTCTATTTTTCCTTTGCAAATGCCTGGGGCGGCAAGGCGTTTCTATATATTAATGTAATCGCTCTTGGAAATCTTGTCGGCGGATGCCTATTGCCATTAGCTTCAAAAGTAGCCAGTGATAAAGAACATCAAGAATAG
- a CDS encoding helix-turn-helix domain-containing protein — protein sequence MSQFSKTLKSFVGTSNLSIQALSKNSGVDRSFIHHILTGKRIPSDRAVLENIMRALALTPSQADEIRSLYNMEKIGESLFKRNTLIKELLENLVGFDTTPPHIPSYYKHDFTHYPAATMLTGTLHINTVVKAVLEEESSKSQGFVKLIIQPDYKFLNDILLTLGNSGSPLQIEHVFCLQNDLKEDSENLYNITAFQSVLPLLLSCPHYESYVYYDNIGSKFNSTTLFPYLIITSDIVIALTADYQNAALYIDEDFYDVYSDLFNNVLRRSSALAKKIIDPMDFYMQYSVYESGASERKEGLTFTSSLFSQPRLEYFLTDDILKRYIIDFPRKDEILKLMINRNHYYDEKLRSGYECTSYFTTEGLDAFWNTGLIAEIPAQFYHPLAKEDCLILLKKLYDSILLKSYKACIINTRKLRISEKFIISAMNEVNVFLMYKHPTNGTFHLEINEPSISMSFYQFLTLLGDSDMIYTEEETKSILLQKIDEYENELCKRKREA from the coding sequence ATGAGCCAATTCAGTAAAACCTTAAAAAGCTTTGTGGGCACATCTAACTTATCTATACAGGCCTTGTCTAAAAATAGTGGAGTGGATAGAAGTTTTATCCATCATATTCTGACCGGAAAGCGTATTCCGTCAGATAGGGCCGTATTAGAAAATATTATGAGAGCCCTGGCTTTGACTCCTTCCCAGGCAGACGAAATTAGGTCTTTATATAACATGGAGAAAATTGGAGAGAGTCTGTTCAAACGGAATACGCTCATAAAAGAGCTCCTTGAAAACTTAGTTGGCTTTGACACCACTCCGCCACATATCCCGTCATACTATAAGCATGATTTTACTCATTATCCGGCAGCTACAATGCTCACCGGAACTTTACATATTAACACGGTTGTAAAAGCCGTCCTGGAAGAGGAATCCTCCAAATCACAGGGATTCGTGAAATTGATTATACAGCCGGATTATAAATTCCTGAATGATATACTGCTTACTCTGGGGAATTCAGGCAGCCCCTTGCAGATTGAGCATGTCTTCTGCCTACAGAATGATCTAAAAGAGGATAGTGAGAATTTATATAATATCACGGCATTTCAGTCTGTTTTACCTTTATTACTGTCCTGCCCCCATTATGAGTCCTATGTGTATTACGACAATATCGGTTCTAAATTCAATTCCACCACCCTTTTTCCTTACTTAATTATAACCTCTGATATCGTTATCGCATTAACGGCAGATTATCAGAATGCAGCTCTTTATATTGATGAGGATTTTTATGATGTTTACAGTGATCTTTTCAATAATGTTTTAAGAAGAAGCTCTGCGTTAGCAAAAAAAATAATTGATCCAATGGATTTTTATATGCAGTACTCCGTTTATGAATCCGGCGCCAGCGAAAGAAAAGAAGGCCTGACTTTTACGTCTTCCTTGTTTTCACAGCCTCGCCTGGAATATTTCCTGACTGACGATATATTAAAAAGATATATAATTGACTTTCCCAGAAAAGATGAAATACTGAAGTTAATGATAAACAGAAATCATTATTATGATGAGAAGCTTCGTTCCGGATATGAATGCACATCTTACTTTACAACTGAGGGATTGGATGCTTTCTGGAATACAGGGCTTATTGCTGAAATACCAGCTCAATTCTACCATCCCCTTGCTAAAGAAGATTGCCTTATCTTGTTAAAGAAATTATACGATAGTATTCTTCTCAAATCCTATAAAGCATGTATTATAAACACTCGTAAATTACGTATATCGGAGAAGTTTATAATATCAGCTATGAATGAAGTAAATGTATTTTTAATGTATAAACATCCGACGAATGGAACGTTTCACTTGGAAATTAATGAGCCAAGTATATCTATGTCCTTCTACCAATTCCTGACTCTTCTAGGAGATAGTGATATGATATACACGGAAGAAGAAACAAAAAGCATTCTGCTTCAGAAGATTGATGAATATGAGAATGAATTATGTAAAAGAAAGAGGGAGGCATAA
- a CDS encoding Ig-like domain-containing protein has translation MMRKSATMLKSMLAKLLVLAMVLSLVGITNTAEAAAKPALSKATASVLVGKKLDLDVNNQVKGASYTWKSSNAKIATVNKNGLIVGKTKGSVTITCTVKTSKSTYPLSAKITVRTPATSVAVSNKVTALNEGQVYSLKTTLKPATSNDLVSWTSSNSKVLKVDAKGKLTAVKTGKATVTAKTLSGKSVKVVVQVTDKAGTVTTQKELNSLLGSGAALITLKTDAADTFKIAAGKYTAQKLVVDAPKADVENSGVFKNIEIKAIKASTWTEAAKGNKLTVTAPSARIVVAESGSTAITVSAGAGTLTLVNNGAVSNVVVDTAVTLTISGTSTAPIPVVANAEKAKVTSSLPLALQANAPVALNLLKGAEKSTVAAATEAAIPTITGDVKITVTVGTGANATTKEVTGEGYTGGTTTGGSTGGSTPILKTATVTGSAITGGYNYTLPVAYTSLESVVVSYDKPYTVSKAMLNELVSLLNNSNGTISLWNSIGSLSYKIDNTTTAEITGTAGSGVKHVTFKGGDLNNREYTVTVTPQGSGDAVITIVGQAGTYELSKLSDNKTLVFKVTNSTSNTVPTFTVTYY, from the coding sequence ATGATGAGAAAGAGCGCAACTATGTTGAAGAGCATGCTTGCTAAGCTTTTGGTTCTCGCTATGGTTCTGTCTTTAGTTGGTATTACTAATACCGCAGAAGCAGCAGCAAAACCTGCATTATCAAAAGCAACAGCTTCCGTACTAGTTGGTAAGAAACTTGACCTGGATGTAAACAATCAGGTTAAAGGAGCTTCCTACACATGGAAATCCAGCAATGCTAAGATTGCAACCGTTAATAAGAATGGACTTATCGTTGGTAAGACAAAAGGTTCTGTAACCATTACCTGTACGGTAAAGACTTCTAAGTCTACATACCCGTTATCCGCTAAGATAACAGTTAGAACCCCTGCAACTTCTGTTGCTGTAAGTAACAAAGTTACTGCTCTGAATGAGGGACAGGTATACAGCTTAAAGACTACATTAAAGCCTGCAACATCCAATGACTTAGTTAGCTGGACAAGCAGCAACAGCAAAGTCTTAAAAGTAGATGCCAAAGGCAAATTAACAGCAGTAAAGACTGGTAAAGCAACCGTAACAGCAAAGACCTTAAGCGGCAAGAGCGTTAAGGTGGTAGTTCAGGTAACTGATAAAGCGGGTACCGTTACAACACAGAAAGAACTTAACAGCCTGTTAGGCAGCGGAGCAGCACTTATTACATTAAAGACTGATGCTGCTGATACCTTTAAGATCGCAGCTGGCAAATATACTGCTCAGAAATTAGTAGTAGATGCACCCAAGGCAGATGTTGAGAACAGCGGAGTATTTAAGAACATCGAAATAAAAGCAATTAAAGCATCCACCTGGACAGAAGCTGCTAAGGGAAACAAACTTACAGTTACTGCACCCAGTGCAAGAATCGTTGTTGCAGAGAGCGGAAGCACCGCAATTACTGTTAGTGCCGGTGCCGGTACTCTTACTCTTGTAAATAATGGTGCTGTAAGCAATGTCGTTGTAGATACAGCTGTTACACTTACAATTAGCGGAACTTCTACCGCACCGATTCCTGTAGTTGCTAATGCAGAAAAAGCAAAGGTAACCTCATCTCTTCCCCTTGCATTACAGGCTAATGCTCCCGTAGCATTAAATCTGTTAAAAGGTGCTGAGAAGTCAACCGTAGCAGCTGCAACAGAAGCAGCTATTCCTACCATTACAGGTGATGTAAAGATTACTGTTACCGTTGGTACAGGTGCCAATGCGACAACAAAAGAAGTTACCGGTGAGGGCTATACAGGCGGAACTACTACAGGCGGATCAACTGGTGGTTCAACACCTATCTTAAAGACTGCAACAGTAACCGGCAGTGCTATTACCGGCGGTTATAATTATACTCTTCCGGTTGCTTATACAAGCCTTGAAAGTGTAGTTGTCAGCTATGATAAGCCTTATACAGTAAGTAAGGCAATGCTGAATGAACTGGTTAGTCTGCTGAACAACAGCAATGGAACCATTTCTTTATGGAATAGTATTGGATCATTAAGTTATAAAATTGATAATACTACCACTGCTGAAATTACAGGTACTGCAGGTTCAGGTGTAAAGCATGTAACCTTTAAAGGCGGAGACTTAAATAACAGAGAATACACCGTAACAGTTACCCCTCAGGGATCAGGTGATGCAGTTATAACTATTGTTGGACAGGCTGGTACTTATGAGTTATCTAAGCTGAGTGACAATAAGACTTTGGTATTTAAAGTTACAAACTCAACTTCTAACACAGTTCCTACTTTTACAGTAACTTATTATTAA
- a CDS encoding class D sortase: MSKRKNKKMMQYLLHPVIFILAISALSYAGGRPLLAMARANMNMLIEKGAPSYSNEYNSEFTDLFTADKQFNIKDIQIPEYGAHYGNILCQNIDMKVPLYYGDSDELLEKGAGQYIASGLPGEGRPILIGGHDSIYFKPLEKIAAGDTIEIQTNYGIFTYKVTETKVAEASDTTAYSLIGEKEQLILYTCYPFGKLIGDRNQRFFVYCDKTDGQKD; encoded by the coding sequence TTGAGCAAGAGAAAGAATAAGAAAATGATGCAGTATCTTCTGCATCCGGTGATTTTTATACTGGCTATTTCCGCACTTTCTTATGCCGGCGGAAGACCTCTTCTTGCAATGGCAAGAGCGAATATGAATATGTTAATTGAAAAAGGTGCTCCAAGCTATTCCAACGAATATAATAGTGAATTCACAGATTTATTCACTGCGGATAAGCAGTTTAATATCAAAGATATACAGATACCCGAATATGGGGCTCATTATGGTAATATCCTATGTCAAAATATTGATATGAAGGTACCGCTTTATTATGGTGACAGTGATGAGTTACTGGAAAAGGGTGCAGGGCAGTACATAGCCAGCGGATTGCCGGGAGAGGGAAGACCTATACTGATAGGAGGACATGATTCCATTTACTTTAAGCCTCTGGAGAAGATTGCGGCAGGTGATACCATTGAAATCCAAACCAATTACGGGATATTTACCTATAAAGTTACAGAAACCAAGGTGGCAGAGGCCTCGGATACAACCGCATATTCTTTAATAGGCGAAAAGGAGCAGCTGATCTTATATACCTGTTATCCTTTTGGTAAGCTAATTGGTGATAGGAATCAAAGGTTTTTTGTATATTGCGACAAAACAGATGGACAGAAGGATTAG
- a CDS encoding CpsB/CapC family capsule biosynthesis tyrosine phosphatase, producing MNTSIFMDIHTHILPEVDDGASTMEVTRKMLLQAKEQGIQTIIATPHYGTGKREKNPLQLKEVLEKVQKEADELSADIKLYLGNELYYREAILEAVVRGEALTLAESRYVLIEFSVGVKYNTLYQGLREFVLAGYAPILAHVERYQCLMEDEELIQEIRELGVYIQMNADSLLGSFLNKRTAQHRRLIKNRLIHFIATDCHNNDTRAPEMQKAYQIVEKLTDSQYAKELFLDNPGKIIENKYL from the coding sequence ATGAATACAAGTATTTTTATGGATATCCATACTCATATACTGCCGGAGGTAGACGATGGTGCTTCCACAATGGAAGTAACCAGGAAGATGCTTCTTCAGGCAAAGGAACAAGGAATACAGACAATAATTGCCACACCGCATTATGGCACCGGTAAGAGAGAAAAAAATCCTTTACAATTAAAGGAAGTACTTGAAAAGGTTCAAAAAGAAGCCGATGAACTGTCCGCGGATATAAAACTATATCTGGGCAATGAGTTGTATTATAGAGAAGCAATATTAGAGGCAGTAGTTAGAGGAGAAGCACTCACACTGGCAGAAAGCAGATATGTACTGATAGAATTCTCCGTAGGTGTGAAGTACAACACTCTTTATCAGGGCTTAAGAGAATTTGTTCTGGCAGGTTATGCACCTATTCTTGCCCATGTTGAAAGATATCAGTGTCTGATGGAAGACGAAGAATTGATACAGGAGATAAGAGAGCTGGGGGTATATATTCAGATGAATGCTGATAGCCTCCTTGGCAGTTTTCTTAATAAGCGTACTGCGCAGCATAGAAGACTGATTAAGAATCGGCTCATTCATTTTATAGCAACTGACTGCCATAATAATGATACCAGAGCTCCAGAAATGCAAAAAGCCTATCAGATTGTGGAGAAACTTACAGACTCCCAATATGCCAAGGAACTGTTTCTTGATAACCCCGGCAAAATTATCGAAAATAAATACTTATGA
- a CDS encoding YveK family protein: MEQNTNDEIEIDLLELFHLIRARIWIIILSGILTAVCAGLISSFLLTPIYTSTTKLYILNKSTSLTSLALQDLQLGTQLTQDYMVLVKSRPVVTQVIDNLELNMTYEDMLNVITIDNPANTRILEITADYPDPYLAKRIVDEFATVSTTRIAKIMDTSQPTVVEEGYLQPNPSSPNIKKNTIIGALIGILLSGGIIVVLYLLDDTIKDSEDIEKYLGLHTLGLIPIETGAQKQMELDKRKRRRQLKKGNRKKAGRG; the protein is encoded by the coding sequence ATGGAACAAAATACCAACGACGAGATTGAAATTGATTTACTGGAACTATTCCACCTGATTCGGGCACGTATCTGGATAATTATACTATCCGGTATTCTTACGGCAGTTTGTGCGGGACTTATAAGCAGCTTTTTACTAACACCTATCTACACCTCTACCACGAAGCTATATATCTTAAATAAATCCACTTCCCTTACCAGCCTTGCGCTGCAGGATTTACAGCTTGGTACCCAGCTTACCCAGGATTACATGGTCCTGGTTAAGAGCAGACCGGTAGTAACACAAGTCATTGACAACCTGGAATTAAATATGACCTATGAAGATATGTTAAATGTAATTACTATCGATAACCCAGCGAATACCCGTATCCTTGAGATAACAGCCGATTATCCGGACCCTTATCTGGCGAAGCGTATCGTTGATGAATTTGCAACTGTATCTACTACCCGAATTGCTAAGATCATGGATACCTCGCAACCGACCGTTGTGGAAGAAGGTTATCTGCAGCCGAATCCCTCCAGTCCCAATATAAAGAAGAATACAATTATCGGAGCATTGATTGGTATTCTGCTGTCCGGTGGAATTATTGTTGTTCTCTATTTGTTAGATGATACCATTAAGGATTCAGAAGATATTGAGAAATATCTTGGCTTACATACTCTTGGATTAATTCCTATAGAGACCGGCGCACAGAAACAGATGGAGCTTGATAAGAGAAAGAGAAGAAGGCAGTTGAAGAAGGGGAATAGAAAGAAGGCAGGAAGGGGTTAG
- a CDS encoding CpsD/CapB family tyrosine-protein kinase codes for MNKIKFEKRAELDYRANEAYKTLRTNIQFCGSDIKVITFTSCTPNEGKSSVSFNLAVSFAQMGKKVILIDADLRKSVMVGRYKVGAVEYGLTHYLSGQNELDEVMLETDIENMDVIFAGTFGPNPAELLEHQRFHDMVGMLREVYDYVLIDTPPLGSVIDSALVAKISDGAVLVIESNAISYRFAKDVKAQLEKSNCRILGAILNKVQLEKKGYYGKYYGKYYGKYYGTYGNDN; via the coding sequence ATGAACAAGATTAAATTTGAGAAAAGAGCAGAACTTGATTATAGAGCCAATGAAGCGTATAAGACCTTAAGAACCAATATTCAGTTCTGTGGAAGTGATATTAAGGTAATAACCTTTACCAGCTGTACACCCAATGAAGGAAAGTCCAGTGTTTCTTTTAATCTGGCGGTATCTTTTGCGCAAATGGGGAAGAAAGTAATATTAATAGATGCCGACCTCAGAAAATCTGTTATGGTAGGCCGCTATAAAGTAGGAGCGGTGGAGTACGGATTGACTCATTACCTATCCGGCCAGAATGAATTGGATGAAGTAATGCTTGAGACAGACATCGAGAATATGGATGTGATATTTGCAGGAACTTTCGGACCGAATCCGGCAGAACTTCTGGAACATCAGAGATTTCATGATATGGTGGGAATGCTGCGGGAAGTATACGATTATGTATTAATTGATACACCGCCACTGGGTTCTGTTATTGACAGCGCACTGGTTGCGAAGATATCCGACGGAGCGGTTCTTGTAATAGAAAGCAATGCTATAAGCTATCGCTTTGCGAAGGATGTAAAAGCTCAGCTGGAGAAGTCGAATTGCAGAATATTAGGAGCAATACTCAATAAAGTGCAATTGGAGAAGAAGGGATATTACGGAAAATATTACGGTAAGTACTATGGCAAATATTATGGCACATACGGTAATGATAACTGA
- a CDS encoding sugar transferase, translated as MGSKKKNVGDLVLFVVDLTGLLIAFILAVFIRYSKLSPDYMTNLYGSTLFVLLLTYVVIFEADNKRMTIFQRGFGEEGIAILKDQLMLLAVLVIYLYVTKQGGSFSRLFVGIFFIINYLITYVLRSYLKVYMLAYYKKSISSNKVLLITTSDRASDVIKRIRNEHEWSIQLSNIAIVDKDMIGEKIEGILVLGSSTNLIEIARLNVVDEVFINLPYRYDFNMNDAIYEFEKMGVIVHANIEVNPMFRFKEKSLETFAGHQVITFSTGIFDPKQEILKRIIDIAGGLVGLLITAIITLFLAPAIKIDSKGPVFFSQVRVGKNGRKFKIYKFRSMYIDAEERKKELMEQNEMQGLMFKMTDDPRITKVGKFIRKTSLDEFPQFLNVLKGDMSLVGTRPPTQDEFVQYEARHKRRLNLRPGLTGLWQVSGRSDIQDFEEVVRLDLEYIDNWNIGLDVKLIFKTIGVVVFGRGSR; from the coding sequence ATGGGAAGCAAGAAAAAGAATGTGGGAGATTTAGTACTATTTGTAGTTGATTTGACAGGTCTTTTAATAGCATTTATACTAGCGGTTTTTATTCGGTACAGTAAATTAAGTCCGGATTACATGACGAATCTGTATGGCAGTACGTTGTTTGTCTTACTGCTGACTTACGTTGTAATATTTGAAGCAGATAATAAGCGAATGACTATCTTTCAGAGGGGTTTCGGAGAAGAAGGCATCGCCATTCTCAAGGATCAATTGATGCTGCTTGCAGTCCTGGTAATCTATCTGTATGTGACAAAGCAAGGTGGAAGCTTCTCAAGATTATTTGTGGGAATCTTTTTTATTATCAATTATCTGATAACATATGTACTTAGAAGTTACCTGAAGGTATACATGCTTGCATATTATAAAAAAAGCATTTCCAGTAATAAGGTTCTGTTGATTACCACTTCAGACAGGGCTTCTGATGTTATTAAACGAATACGGAATGAACATGAATGGTCAATACAGCTTAGCAACATTGCCATTGTAGATAAAGATATGATAGGTGAGAAGATTGAGGGGATTCTGGTTCTTGGCAGCAGCACTAATCTTATTGAGATAGCCAGATTGAATGTAGTGGACGAGGTGTTCATTAACCTTCCCTATCGATATGATTTTAATATGAACGATGCAATCTATGAGTTTGAGAAGATGGGCGTTATTGTACATGCTAATATCGAAGTTAATCCAATGTTTCGCTTCAAGGAGAAATCCCTTGAGACCTTTGCCGGACATCAGGTAATAACCTTCTCCACCGGTATCTTCGACCCGAAGCAGGAAATCTTAAAGAGAATCATAGACATAGCAGGAGGTCTTGTCGGATTACTAATTACTGCAATTATTACGCTCTTTCTAGCCCCGGCCATTAAGATAGATTCGAAGGGACCTGTATTCTTCTCTCAGGTTCGTGTGGGCAAGAACGGCAGAAAATTCAAGATATACAAATTCCGCTCTATGTATATCGATGCAGAAGAGCGTAAGAAGGAGCTGATGGAGCAGAATGAAATGCAGGGATTGATGTTCAAGATGACAGATGATCCCCGTATTACAAAGGTTGGTAAGTTCATACGCAAGACAAGTCTGGATGAGTTCCCCCAGTTTCTGAATGTCTTAAAGGGAGATATGAGTCTGGTGGGAACAAGACCGCCTACACAGGATGAATTCGTGCAGTATGAGGCGAGACATAAGAGGAGGCTGAACTTAAGACCGGGGTTAACTGGACTCTGGCAGGTTAGTGGGAGAAGTGATATACAGGACTTTGAAGAGGTTGTGAGGTTGGATCTGGAGTATATTGATAATTGGAATATTGGGTTGGATGTGAAGTTGATATTTAAAACGATTGGAGTTGTGGTGTTTGGGAGAGGGTCGAGATAA
- the pssD gene encoding PssD/Cps14F family polysaccharide biosynthesis glycosyltransferase, with translation MNNNKKKLKLCLVGSSGGHLTHLYMLKPFWKDKERFWVTFDKEDARSLLQGEEMYPCYYPSNRSIKALIINTVRALKVILKERPNLIISSGAAPAIPFFYIGKLFGAKLIYIEVFDRIDKPTMTGKLVYPIVDMFIVEWEEMKKVYPKAVNLGSIF, from the coding sequence ATGAATAACAATAAAAAAAAGTTAAAATTATGCCTGGTTGGTTCCTCAGGTGGACACCTCACACATTTATATATGTTGAAACCATTTTGGAAAGATAAAGAGCGATTTTGGGTTACATTTGATAAGGAAGATGCTAGAAGTCTTCTGCAAGGTGAAGAGATGTATCCATGTTATTACCCAAGCAATCGTAGTATCAAGGCTCTCATAATCAATACAGTTAGAGCATTGAAGGTTATCCTCAAAGAGAGACCTAATCTTATTATATCTTCAGGTGCTGCGCCTGCAATCCCATTTTTTTATATTGGAAAATTATTTGGAGCAAAACTAATCTACATAGAAGTTTTTGATAGAATTGATAAACCAACTATGACTGGAAAGCTGGTATATCCAATTGTAGATATGTTTATTGTTGAGTGGGAAGAAATGAAAAAGGTATATCCGAAAGCGGTGAATCTAGGAAGTATATTTTAA
- a CDS encoding glycosyltransferase yields the protein MIFVTVGTHEQPFNRLIEYIDSMKRDGMIEEEVVIQTGYSTYEPKYCTWQKLYPFQQMAKFVDEARIIITHGGPSSFIMPLQVGKIPIVVPRQKKYDEHVNDHQVEFTQEVAKRMGTIISVVDVDKLGDVIKNFDEIVEDMHGGSSSNNKKFCEELEMIVNDMFKEKRK from the coding sequence ATGATTTTTGTCACAGTAGGTACACATGAACAACCTTTTAATCGGCTAATTGAATATATAGATAGTATGAAGCGAGATGGAATGATAGAAGAAGAAGTTGTAATTCAAACTGGATATAGTACATACGAGCCCAAATATTGTACGTGGCAGAAATTGTATCCATTTCAGCAGATGGCAAAGTTTGTAGATGAGGCAAGAATAATAATTACTCATGGTGGACCGTCTAGTTTTATTATGCCGTTACAAGTAGGAAAAATACCGATTGTAGTTCCTAGGCAGAAGAAGTATGATGAACATGTCAATGATCATCAAGTTGAATTTACGCAGGAAGTTGCAAAGAGGATGGGAACCATTATTAGTGTGGTCGATGTAGATAAGTTGGGGGATGTAATAAAGAACTTCGATGAAATTGTTGAAGATATGCATGGTGGTAGTTCTAGCAATAATAAAAAGTTCTGTGAAGAGCTAGAGATGATAGTAAACGATATGTTTAAGGAAAAAAGAAAATGA